Below is a window of Sulfurisphaera ohwakuensis DNA.
CTCAACTTCTGCTGGTCCCACTCTTTTACCTGCAACCTTAATAGTATCATCACTTCTTCCAACAATGTAATAAAATCCATCTTCGTCATAATAGGCTAAATCACCGTGAACCCATACTCCCTCCCACCTACTCCAATAAGTGTTTAGATATCTTTCTTTATCCTTCCAAAAGCCTCTTGTCATTCCTGGCCAAACACTTAATACAACTAACTCTCCCTCAACATTTGCTGGTGCATGTTTTCCATTTTCATCAAATACATCAGCATGAATACCAGGAGAGAAGCCGTTGAAAGCGGTAGGTTTAATTTCATTTATTACATAATTTCCTAATATGCCTCCAGAAATTTCAGTACCTCCAGAGTAGTTAATTATTGGACCTTTAACAGCCTCATATAACCACTTCCAACTTTCATAATCAATTGGCTCACCAGTATTTCCAGCAATTCTAATGTCTAACTTACCTTTTTCAACTTCACTTCTAAAGGCTCTAATTAAACTTGCAGATAAACCCAGTATATCAACCTTCATATCTTCGATAAATTTACTCAACAAGGAGTAAGTAGTATAACCTTCAATCATCCCAATTTTCCCTCTCAACAGTAAGGCAGACAATATCATCCAGGGACCCATCATCCAGCCCAAATCAGTAACCCACATGAGTGTTTCTCCTTTCTTCAAATCAAATTGGAAATACACATCTGCAGAAGCCTTTATTGGAAAACCATCATGAGTATGCAGACACCCTTTAGGTTTTCCAGTAGTTCCACTAGTATAAATTATCATGAAGGGGTCTTCAGTATCTGTTACTTCTAACCCATCGCCAGCAGTAGATACTACTTCTGAATAACTAATTGAATCTTTATCCTTTTTCCCGCCTCTTTCCACAACTACTTTAGTTAGCGTAAGCCCCTCTAAATTTTCAAGTGGATTTATCTCTTTCCCTTTTCTTACAGTCATGTCTGTAGTAAAAATAACTTTCATTCCACTATCTTCTGCTCTAACTCTTATGGGCTCTTTACCAAACCCCGAAAACAAAGGAACTGCAATCATTCCAGCTCTTGCTATTCCTAGAAATATTGGAACTATTTCTGGTATCATTGGCATATAAATTCCTACAGTATCACCTTTCTTTAATCCGAATTTCTTTAACCAGGAAGAAACTGCCTTAGCTTGTTGAAGTACATTAGAATAGGTTATTGTCCTTGAATTCTCCTTCTCATCCATCCATTTTATGAAAACTTCTGAAGAATCTGGAATTTGATCCCCAATATTTAATTTTCCATTAATGAACCACTTTGCCCAGGGCTTTCCTTGAGATAAATCCAAGACTTTATCGTATTTAGAATAAAACTTTAATCCTATCCTTTTTACGAATTTGTCCCAAAATTCCTCAGGCTTTTCATAAGTATAAAAAATAAAGTGTGATAACTTAGAAATATCGTTTTCTAACATAAAAGAATAAACATTACTTTCCTCAATCCAATCCTTTGTAGGTAACCAACTCATTTAACCCTCACTATTAATGGTATTTTGTATTCAAGTATTTCAACTTCTTTTCCAATATTTACTTCACCTTCAACGTAAGCTAGTAAACCACCATGAGTAGCTTCAAATCGTATTAACGCTATTACTTGAGGTTTTTCCAGTTTGTTTCCTTCATCGTCTTTATAAACAACTGTATAAGTGTCTATATATGGTTTTGTAGTAACCTCAACAAAATCATTTTTAACGAAACATTCCTCACAGTAGAGTCTAGCTGGAACGTATATTCTTCCGCATTTAGGGCATTTTCCTCCTATAATTTTCTTATGTTTTAAACCGTTAAAGAATTCTTCACCAGCAACACCTACAGTATAAACGTATTCTTCAGCTTCCATTATTTCGTGCCATGATAATAATTTATCTTCAATACCAATCTTATCCCAACTCATTCTATCACCTTAAAACATTCAATATCGTTTATACTTCCAACTCTTTCTTCTTTCCACACTGCCTTAACTTTCTTACCGAATAAACTCATATTTTTCACATCCTCAAAATCTGCACAGATTCTGTGGAATAAACCTGGGAAAACCCAATCCTTATCTCTTGAAGGAAATAATCTAATTACTCCAACAATTTCAGGTTTCTCTATTCTCTCTCTAGTCCACGAAATAAAACTTGCAACAACAGTTTCGACTATACCTTCATCCTTAACTTCAACCCACTCGTCTGTAGGTCTAAAACAATCGTCACAATACATTCTTGGCGGTACATAAACTCTTCCGCATTTATTACATTTCCTACCAATAATCTTCTTCTCCTTTAAACCCAGCAAAAACTTACTATAGGCTTGCCCAGCACTATAGGCATACTTAGCATTTGGTTTATATACAATTGTATTTACTTTCTTTAAATCTTCTTCTTTTAAGGGAGTCCCGTCCATTTTCTCACCTCTTAATTTCTCATAACTATAACAGTTGAGGCTTGCATTAAATCGCCCCAAGCTTGGGCTAATCCAGTATGTACAGGTTTCTTCACTTGCATCCTTCCAGCAGTTCCTTTCAATTGCCAATATATACTAATAGTCTTCATTAGACCAGCTGCCGCAATAGGATTACCAACACCGAGTAAACCACCTGATGGAGAGCTTGGAATATCTCCATCTATGTCAAACACACCTTCCTTAAGAAGCTTAGGTGCTTCTCCTCTCCTAGCAATCATTAATCCCTCTATATGATGCAATTCTTTATAATCAAAGGGGTCGTAAGGTTCAATCACGTCGATTTCCTTATTTGGTCTTTCAATCCCAGCCATTTTATAAGCCATCCTAGCTGCGTGTTCCAAATATCTAGGATAGGCTAATTCTCTACCGGTCCATTCTGTATTATCTAGTGTCCAACCAACACCTTCAATCCATACGGGAGTATCGGTATATCTACGTGCAACATCTTCACTTACAATAACCATTGCAGCCGCACCATCACTAACTGGACTAGTGTCTAAAAGTTGTACTGGCCAAACCAGAACCTCACTCTTTAAAACATCATCAACTGTAATATTAGCAGCAGCTTGAGCATAAGGATTATTAAGTGCATTCTTTTTGTTTTTAACAGATACTAAAGCTATATCCTCTTTTGTAATTTTATTAACGTACATATATCTATGCATTTCCATCGCAAAGATCCAGATTAGATTGGGATTTAACGGCTTCTCAGTAATCGGATCCCATATATACCTAAACACCGATTGCGGATGAGGTCTTGCAGGGCTCATCTTCTCCTCAGCAACAGCCAAAACTTTCTCACATAAACCACTAGCAACATGATACCAGGCTGTATTAGGAACCATAACTCCAGTAGCACCACCAACAAAGACTCTACTTACCATTTTCCTAACTCCACCAGAACCATGAGCTAAATACTCTCCTTTCATATGTACTCCATCAAAGGCATCTGGTGCACTACCAATTACAACACAATCAATATCTTTTAGCTCCAAACCAGCCTCATCCAAAGCTTTCCTAACCGCTTCCCACGCCAATTCTTGTGGAGTCTCTAGCATTCTCCTTCTAAATAACGTTAATCCGGCACCTATTACAGCTACCCTTCTAAAATATAAATTCGTCTTCATTATCTACTCACCACTCCAACAACACCTGTAAAAGTAGGAATTCCTCTCCAACTTGCTACTACAGCTTTATCAACAACTCCTTGCCTCAAATATTCAACAGCATCTAATAGTAATGATAATCCACTAACTTCTAATGGTCTACCCTTAGCCAGATGACCACCTAAAGGATTAACCTCAATCTTCCCTCCTTTCTCAAACTCACCTTCTCGTAAATCTTTTACAGCGTTATCACTTAAACTTAATCCTTCAACATGCTGAAGCTCTTTATAACTATAAGTATCGTCAACAAAAGCAGCTTTTATTTCCCTTATATTCACTTTTGCCATGTTATAAGCTTCCTTTGAAGCAATTTTCATATATCTTGCCTCTCCCAATTCTGAAAGTTCTATTGTAGAATCAGTAGCAGAGTATATACCATCAATCCATATTGGAGTATCAGTATACTTACGTGCGATCTCTTCACTTGCTAACACAACAACAACTGCTGCATCGACAAAGCGTGAAATATCTAAATCTGTTAAGGGGTATACTGTGTATTCTCTTTCCAATACATCTTCTAAGTTGATATTAGATGCATATGATGCTCTCGGGTTCTTTAAACCATTACGCTTATTCTTTACAACAACTTTAGCAAAGTCTTCTCTTGTTGCGTTTCTTAATTTCATAAACTTTAAAGCCTCTAAGCCGGCGAGAAAATGAATGTTCTTTGCTCCAACCCTATACATTGGGTCAAAGGCGAATTCTATTATATCTCTCATTGTTAGAATATCACTAGGTTTTGCATGAGATTCTACTACAGTTATATTAGCTAACCCAGATTTTATATGCATAACTCCATGAAGGATTCCTTGTAATCCATCACCTGTTACAGTCATTGTAGGTCTCATAGCACCACCAATAGGGTCTGGGGCAAATTCATCGGATATTGCAATTCCTTCCCAAAAGTCTTCTTGGCATGAAATAAAAGTATCTACATCAGTTCTAGGATTTATATTTCCAGCGTCTTCATAAGCTCTAACGGCGGCCTCAAACATCATTTCTCTAAATGACACATCCTTAGTGTTAGGTCTGAAACCATACCAACCTATACCTACTATAGCTACTTTCATAAAAAATCACAATCATTATATCTCTCAAAAACTATTAAGTTTTTCTTATATAGTGAATATTTCATTTTACTTAAATTGATTTAATTATTAATATATTGCTATAATCCTTGATAATTAAAAATTCGACTTCTTAACGTTTATCTTGTGACTTTACGTGAGGGGAGAGAATGTCAAGCAGAAAGGAAAAATTAGAATATTATATCTTAATAATAATAATAAAAATATATTCCATTTTACCAAGAAATAATTAAAGAATTTTAAATGTTAGGAAAAAGAAACTTTCTCTTAGTCATTCATTGAGTATTTTATCTATTCCATGCCTCATCAAAACTTTATTAATAATTGACAATTGGACTTCGTCAGTCCCTTCTCCAATCCTAGTTAATCTAACATCTCTAAATGCTCTTTCAACTTTGCTCCCTTTAGCATATCCTAAACCACCCATAATTTGCAATGCAGTATCTATAATGTTTTCAGCTACATTCGAAGAAACAAATTTCAAAGCTGAAATCTTTCCCTCAATTTCAAATAATTTGTCTAACGGATATTTTGAAATTTCCCTTATCATACTCTTAATAGAGTAAAGGTTAGCCACAGATTTAGCTAAATACCACTGAATACCTTGTTTTTCAATTAATTTAGAATCAAATAATTCTCTTTGCTTACTCCACTGTATTGCCTCCTCAATTGCACAAATGCTTAACCCTATGGCAATTGCTGAAATAGCAATCCTACCAACTAATAAAGCGTATTTTACAACTCTCCAACCACCATTTAACTCACCAACAATGTTCTCTTCTCCAACCTCACAATCGTTTAGCTCTACTTCAGCAGTCCCAGTTCCTCTATTTCCCATTACTTCAATTTTTCTTGTAGTAATACATTTATTTCTAGGAACTAGAAAAACAGTCAGTGTTTTTTCCTTTAATTTTGGATCACCAGTTCTTGCTACTATTAAGAAAATATCAGCATAAAGCCCTTGGGTAGTCCACATTTTTCTACCATTAATAACCCAGCTATCCTTAACTCTTTCTGCCTTTGTCATTATACTTCCAGCATCACTACCGCAGCAAGGCTCGCTTAGACCAAAACCACCAATTAACTCACCTTTTGCAAGTTTATCTAAGATCTCTTTCTGTTCTTTATTTCCAAACATTCTAATTGGTTCAGTAACCAACTCACCTTGAGCATCTTGTATTAGGGCTACAGAACCACTAACTTTTGCTATCTCTTCGATTATATTTACAGTGTCGTATAACGTTAATCCCTCATAAAGCGGTGACAAATAACCAAGCTCACCCATTCTCTTAACTAACTCTCTTGGGTAATAATCCTCTCTATCAACTTTTTCTGCTAATGGTTCGATTTCCCTTTTAACAAACTCTTTTACGGAGGATAAAATTAGTTCGCTCATAATTATAAGTTATCAAAGAAAAATAATAAATCATTGTCATAAAACATAAAAATAAAGTATGAGATAATATTGTATGGAAGTGGAATTTTATAGTTTACAAAAAATTAGAAAACTAAGTGAGGAAGCGATAAAAGACCCA
It encodes the following:
- a CDS encoding thiolase domain-containing protein, which produces MKTNLYFRRVAVIGAGLTLFRRRMLETPQELAWEAVRKALDEAGLELKDIDCVVIGSAPDAFDGVHMKGEYLAHGSGGVRKMVSRVFVGGATGVMVPNTAWYHVASGLCEKVLAVAEEKMSPARPHPQSVFRYIWDPITEKPLNPNLIWIFAMEMHRYMYVNKITKEDIALVSVKNKKNALNNPYAQAAANITVDDVLKSEVLVWPVQLLDTSPVSDGAAAMVIVSEDVARRYTDTPVWIEGVGWTLDNTEWTGRELAYPRYLEHAARMAYKMAGIERPNKEIDVIEPYDPFDYKELHHIEGLMIARRGEAPKLLKEGVFDIDGDIPSSPSGGLLGVGNPIAAAGLMKTISIYWQLKGTAGRMQVKKPVHTGLAQAWGDLMQASTVIVMRN
- a CDS encoding Zn-ribbon domain-containing OB-fold protein, producing the protein MDGTPLKEEDLKKVNTIVYKPNAKYAYSAGQAYSKFLLGLKEKKIIGRKCNKCGRVYVPPRMYCDDCFRPTDEWVEVKDEGIVETVVASFISWTRERIEKPEIVGVIRLFPSRDKDWVFPGLFHRICADFEDVKNMSLFGKKVKAVWKEERVGSINDIECFKVIE
- a CDS encoding Zn-ribbon domain-containing OB-fold protein — protein: MSWDKIGIEDKLLSWHEIMEAEEYVYTVGVAGEEFFNGLKHKKIIGGKCPKCGRIYVPARLYCEECFVKNDFVEVTTKPYIDTYTVVYKDDEGNKLEKPQVIALIRFEATHGGLLAYVEGEVNIGKEVEILEYKIPLIVRVK
- a CDS encoding AMP-binding protein, translating into MSWLPTKDWIEESNVYSFMLENDISKLSHFIFYTYEKPEEFWDKFVKRIGLKFYSKYDKVLDLSQGKPWAKWFINGKLNIGDQIPDSSEVFIKWMDEKENSRTITYSNVLQQAKAVSSWLKKFGLKKGDTVGIYMPMIPEIVPIFLGIARAGMIAVPLFSGFGKEPIRVRAEDSGMKVIFTTDMTVRKGKEINPLENLEGLTLTKVVVERGGKKDKDSISYSEVVSTAGDGLEVTDTEDPFMIIYTSGTTGKPKGCLHTHDGFPIKASADVYFQFDLKKGETLMWVTDLGWMMGPWMILSALLLRGKIGMIEGYTTYSLLSKFIEDMKVDILGLSASLIRAFRSEVEKGKLDIRIAGNTGEPIDYESWKWLYEAVKGPIINYSGGTEISGGILGNYVINEIKPTAFNGFSPGIHADVFDENGKHAPANVEGELVVLSVWPGMTRGFWKDKERYLNTYWSRWEGVWVHGDLAYYDEDGFYYIVGRSDDTIKVAGKRVGPAEVEQIINSYEGVVESACVGVPDPMKGEEILCFAVTNKEIKKDELLNYTQRMLGKALAPKDIIFVKELPKTRNAKIMRRLIRAVVLGKPTGDVSALENPSALEEIKKALTS
- a CDS encoding thiolase domain-containing protein — protein: MKVAIVGIGWYGFRPNTKDVSFREMMFEAAVRAYEDAGNINPRTDVDTFISCQEDFWEGIAISDEFAPDPIGGAMRPTMTVTGDGLQGILHGVMHIKSGLANITVVESHAKPSDILTMRDIIEFAFDPMYRVGAKNIHFLAGLEALKFMKLRNATREDFAKVVVKNKRNGLKNPRASYASNINLEDVLEREYTVYPLTDLDISRFVDAAVVVVLASEEIARKYTDTPIWIDGIYSATDSTIELSELGEARYMKIASKEAYNMAKVNIREIKAAFVDDTYSYKELQHVEGLSLSDNAVKDLREGEFEKGGKIEVNPLGGHLAKGRPLEVSGLSLLLDAVEYLRQGVVDKAVVASWRGIPTFTGVVGVVSR
- a CDS encoding acyl-CoA dehydrogenase family protein, producing the protein MIMSELILSSVKEFVKREIEPLAEKVDREDYYPRELVKRMGELGYLSPLYEGLTLYDTVNIIEEIAKVSGSVALIQDAQGELVTEPIRMFGNKEQKEILDKLAKGELIGGFGLSEPCCGSDAGSIMTKAERVKDSWVINGRKMWTTQGLYADIFLIVARTGDPKLKEKTLTVFLVPRNKCITTRKIEVMGNRGTGTAEVELNDCEVGEENIVGELNGGWRVVKYALLVGRIAISAIAIGLSICAIEEAIQWSKQRELFDSKLIEKQGIQWYLAKSVANLYSIKSMIREISKYPLDKLFEIEGKISALKFVSSNVAENIIDTALQIMGGLGYAKGSKVERAFRDVRLTRIGEGTDEVQLSIINKVLMRHGIDKILNE